Within Rhododendron vialii isolate Sample 1 chromosome 12a, ASM3025357v1, the genomic segment tgatttttttttttttttgaagagatcATATTCATATAACCAGAAAATCAAGGGATTCCATCTTTGAGGCTCCAttcagttgtcaggaatgtTGTACCGGAAAGTTATTcgtattttttggtattggcgtcaTTCACTTTTATTCTTACCCTctaattattttggccccacaatggagaaaacttttcCCGTAACGCAAAATCTTAtgcttttggccggatcacttttgcaagaaagtaaatcttgcaggaaaacttaaaaacaagttTCCAACTACTTTTTTGCCAACTGAAATACTACAAAAATtatggaaaagttgattttttcattattttctgtACTTTCCTGAACGTGGCCTAAAGAGTAACTGGACAAGTTTGGGCGGAATACAACCCGATAAGTGTAAAACGGACTTGCTCAGGCAAGAAGAGGCAAGCCAATGCGCTATTCTATTCTTTTCTGTACAGCACCAAATAAAAGACCAGTTCTTCCCGAGAGCCCAGGTTCTAATGTCGTCAATGATTGCAGAAATTTCCCATGGGCAGGAGGAGTTTTTGCTCTTAAAACAGTTGATAAGCAGTCTGATTCAAACTCCACTTGCAAGTACCCCAGCTTCATTACTAATTTACTACTGAACAAGCTATTCTAAGTGCCCAAGCCTCAATAGAGATAGCAGATGACATCCTTCCAAAACTGAGGGAGTCCACCACTGTCTCTGGCAATGATGCCAAATGCAGCCTTGCTGCGGGAAGACAAATATGCTCCATTCACAGACGAGGAGGGAGGGAGCCACCTAGCCTCATGggggagaaaattttcagtgccaggtgggtaccatgtggtgcctGCTCGGCACATTCGAGCTGTCCGATGcgattttggacggcttggatttggagagagaaaaaggagcgagaaagaggagggatgggaggagagagagagtttcaatctgagccgtccaaaagtgcatcGAATGGCTCGGAAGTGCCGAGCAAGCACCACGTTggatatacccgctcggcactgaaaagtTTCTTCTCCCGGGGTGCTCACGAACGCCGGAAAAGAGGGCTAGCAGGTAGTCTTCGGCGGCACTACACGCTGCCTCAATAGTATCCTGGGGATGGCGGTCTATTAGTGAAGACAAATGCATTTCTCGCTTTTTAAATGGCCCAGCATAATTGGAAGATGGATCCTACCGTCTCTGGGGTTGTTTCTTTagccagatttttttttccggtaaatGTACTCTTTCATATAAGCCCCAAACAAGAAAACATTATGGTCCAAACAGGACACAAAAAACTATCTCAACCAACTCCCTTAAAGGAGCCAccaagaaggaaagaaaaactatACAACCAGACACCAATCaaccaaagaaaagaactaacGAAAATTAAACTTCTACTGTAGAACTCAACCGTGGGAAAGGAACTCCCCAAGCCCTAAACAAGACCTTGTTCTCCTGCGTGGAATTGATATTTCGCCAAGCCATCATGGCATCTCTAATGTTGTTGCAAATCTTGGAGCCCAATAGATCAGCCTCCATCATCTTCTGCTGAAAGATCATCATATTCCGCTCACACCAAACTCCATAAACAGTAGCATCCAGTGACAATTTGAGAATAGATTCCCGAATTGTCTTCCCCTTAGAATGTAGCAAGAACCATTTCTTTTCATCTTCCCACATAAGTGGGCCTCTGTGAATGTGGATCCTTTGCAATATCTCTTTCCAGACAGCTCTAGAAAATGTGCAATcgaaaaataaatgattatgaGATTCAAGAGCCCCATTTCTACACAGAACACAAGTGGCATTATCCACCACACTCCATTTCAGCAGTCTGTCCTTTGAAGCAAGTTTACCTTGCATGGCCATCCATAAAATGAATGCCTATCGAGGAACATTTTTAGGAAACCACACAATGCTACACCAGTCTAGCCTGCCGTTACACTTTAATTGCTTCCCAAGCAGATCTCAAAGAGTAAAAACCATTACGAGAAGGAAGCCATACCACCCCATCCTCATTTAGAATATTAGGAGTAAAACAAGAAGGTGTGTTGGTATTGATTTCTTGAATATATCTATTCCTTGGTCTTGGTCAAGCCCAGTCCCCATCTTTAATAATTGTGGAAACCTTAGCTTGCAACGATCTTCCAATGTTAGAGCACACATTCTCCCCAAACCTTTTATACAAGGGCCCCAAAAGGGTGCCAATTGTCAAGCCATAAGAAAGTGGAAACCCATTCCCAATTTGATATCGAATTAAAGGTTGACACACCTCTCTGAGCTGGAAGATCTTCCTGATAGTCCACGAGACATCATAAGGCAGCCCCATTGTCCAGAGATTATGCTCTTTTATGACATATGTATGAACCCATTTCACCCAAAGAGAATCAACCTTTCTACTAAGAGCCCACAATAGCTTGAGCATAGCAGCAACATTACCTTCTCTTAATTTCCTAAAACCCAAtcctccttcatcttttggagaACAAACCTGACTCCACTTCACTCGAGCACATTTATGATTTAGATCACAACCAGACCACAAAAAAGCCATAAGCTTGCTTTCAATTCTCTTAAGTATTTT encodes:
- the LOC131311586 gene encoding uncharacterized protein LOC131311586, whose amino-acid sequence is MAMQGKLASKDRLLKWSVVDNATCVLCRNGALESHNHLFFDCTFSRAVWKEILQRIHIHRGPLMWEDEKKWFLLHSKGKTIRESILKLSLDATVYGVWCERNMMIFQQKMMEADLLGSKICNNIRDAMMAWRNINSTQENKVLFRAWGVPFPRLSSTVEV
- the LOC131311587 gene encoding uncharacterized protein LOC131311587, giving the protein MSHSLRLKPWCRSPLSSFPSSTASIVVIILQLTLGNHNFSGLRPNLNKCSIFFSGVDEGQIQSLTEILPIPVGTLPVKYLGVPLITTRLKASDCLVLEEKILDCIQSWSNKVLTYGGRAQLILSVLSNIQSYWSQIFVIPRKILKRIESKLMAFLWSGCDLNHKCARVKWSQVCSPKDEGGLGFRKLREGNVAAMLKLLWALSRKVDSLWVKWVHTYVIKEHNLWTMGLPYDVSWTIRKIFQLREVCQPLIRYQIGNGFPLSYGLTIGTLLGPLYKRFGENVCSNIGRSLQAKVSTIIKDGDWA